The genomic interval ACGTAGATAAAGCGAGGTGCAGTGTCTCCGCCTGGCAGTGCCCGACCGATAATTCCATTCCGCCACAGGTGAAAATAATGGGCCACTATGCCGGCAATGCGCTGGCCAAGTCAGACGCGGTGGAGAAGGGCTTTGACGAGTGCATCATGCTCAACCATGATGGCTACGTGGCTCAGGGCAGCGGCGAAAATATCTTTCTGGTAATCAACGGGAAACTGCTCACCCCGCCCACCTGGAATAATATTTTGCCGGGCATCACCCGCGACTGTGTAATCACGCTGGCTAAAAACGAACTCGGTATTGAGACGATAGAGAGACCGGTTGACCGCCTTGAGCTCTTCCTGGCCGATGAGGTTTTTCTCACCGGCACAGCGGCCCACGTTACTCCGGTCGCGGAAATAGACCACCGCCAGATAGGCGATGGGGAGATCGGCAAAATTACCACGCAGTTACAGCAAATCTACGCTGATGTAATACGAGGGGAAAACGCCAAATACTCTGACTGGTGCACACCGGTTTACAAAAAATAGATTAATCCCTGACTGGCCCGACCTGAAAGGACTTCGTCAGGCAGAGGACCTGGCTGCTGTGCTCCAGAGCCGTCGTAAAATTATAGGCTTCC from Chloroflexota bacterium carries:
- a CDS encoding branched-chain amino acid transaminase; amino-acid sequence: MPSYAFFKKQFVPLAEAKISVMTHALHYGTAVFEGIRGNWNSKQKQIFIFRQREHYQRLINGCKVMRMKMPYSVDEMCQITVELAQKCAFEQDIYVRPLAYKCSEALGVRVHDIADDFTVFIIPWGRYIDVDKARCSVSAWQCPTDNSIPPQVKIMGHYAGNALAKSDAVEKGFDECIMLNHDGYVAQGSGENIFLVINGKLLTPPTWNNILPGITRDCVITLAKNELGIETIERPVDRLELFLADEVFLTGTAAHVTPVAEIDHRQIGDGEIGKITTQLQQIYADVIRGENAKYSDWCTPVYKK